From Mycolicibacterium nivoides, a single genomic window includes:
- a CDS encoding ABC transporter ATP-binding protein: protein MSEPMPGVTESVEELAGVHREIQAAEGEVLLETRDLTVKFGGLVALDSVSFNIRRGEILGLIGPNGAGKTTCFNAITGVYRPSSGSVIFDGAPLGRIKRHQITRRGIARTFQNIRLFGEMTALENVMVGTDARHKTSVPGALVRSPRHRREERSAIERAAALLHFVGIAHRGEEKAKNLPYGDQRRLEIARALATEPKLLCLDEPAAGFNPAEKASLIELIRKIRDDGYTVLLIEHDMRLVMGVTDRIVVLEFGRKIADGLPHEIREDPKVIAAYLGVPDDELG, encoded by the coding sequence ATGAGCGAGCCCATGCCCGGCGTGACCGAGAGCGTCGAGGAACTGGCGGGTGTACACCGCGAGATCCAGGCTGCCGAGGGCGAGGTCCTTTTGGAGACCAGGGATCTCACTGTCAAGTTCGGTGGCCTCGTCGCCCTGGACTCGGTCAGCTTCAACATCCGCCGCGGCGAGATCCTCGGTCTGATCGGGCCCAACGGTGCGGGCAAGACCACCTGCTTCAACGCGATCACCGGTGTCTACCGGCCCAGCTCGGGATCGGTCATCTTCGACGGCGCGCCGCTGGGCCGGATCAAGCGTCACCAGATCACGCGGCGTGGCATCGCCCGTACGTTCCAGAACATCCGGCTCTTCGGCGAGATGACCGCGCTGGAGAACGTCATGGTGGGCACCGATGCGCGGCACAAGACGTCGGTGCCCGGGGCCCTCGTGCGTTCCCCTCGGCACCGTCGCGAGGAACGGTCGGCGATCGAACGCGCCGCGGCCCTGCTGCACTTCGTGGGGATCGCCCACCGCGGCGAGGAGAAGGCCAAGAATCTGCCCTACGGTGACCAGCGCCGCCTCGAGATCGCCCGCGCACTGGCCACCGAGCCCAAGCTGTTGTGCCTGGACGAGCCTGCCGCCGGATTCAATCCCGCCGAGAAGGCGTCACTGATCGAGCTGATCCGCAAGATCCGCGACGACGGCTACACCGTGCTGTTGATCGAGCACGACATGCGTCTGGTGATGGGCGTGACCGACCGCATCGTGGTGCTGGAATTCGGCCGCAAGATCGCCGACGGACTGCCACACGAAATTCGCGAGGACCCGAAGGTCATCGCCGCCTATCTGGGGGTACCCGATGACGAGCTCGGTTGA
- a CDS encoding ABC transporter ATP-binding protein, which translates to MTSSVETSRPVLLEVRDVVVHYGRIKALHGVSLVVHEGELVTLLGSNGAGKTTMMRAISGLRPLSSGSVWFEGRDISRVKAHQRVIDGLIQAPEGRGVFPGMTVLENLEMGCYGRKFASRAEHDERLDWVFTTFPRLAERRSQVGGTLSGGEQQMLAIGRALMSRPRVLLLDEPSMGLAPMVISQIFKIISEINTQGTTVLLVEQNAQQALSRSDRAYILETGNVTRTGDARELLADDSIRAAYLGVA; encoded by the coding sequence ATGACGAGCTCGGTTGAGACCAGCCGACCGGTGCTGCTCGAGGTGCGCGACGTGGTGGTGCACTACGGCCGGATCAAGGCGTTGCACGGGGTTTCGCTGGTGGTGCACGAGGGGGAGTTGGTCACGCTGCTGGGCTCCAACGGGGCCGGTAAGACCACGATGATGCGCGCGATCTCCGGTCTGCGGCCGCTGAGCTCGGGTTCGGTCTGGTTCGAGGGCCGTGACATCTCCCGGGTGAAAGCACACCAGCGCGTGATCGACGGGCTGATCCAGGCTCCGGAGGGGCGCGGAGTGTTCCCCGGCATGACGGTGCTGGAGAACCTCGAGATGGGTTGCTATGGACGCAAATTCGCGTCCCGTGCGGAGCATGACGAGCGGTTGGACTGGGTGTTCACGACCTTCCCGAGGCTGGCCGAGCGGCGCAGCCAGGTCGGCGGCACCCTCTCCGGCGGGGAGCAGCAGATGCTGGCCATCGGCCGGGCACTCATGTCCCGGCCCAGGGTGCTGCTGCTCGACGAGCCGTCGATGGGACTGGCGCCGATGGTGATCTCGCAGATCTTCAAGATCATCTCCGAGATCAACACCCAGGGCACCACGGTGCTGCTGGTCGAACAGAACGCCCAACAGGCGCTGAGCCGGTCCGACCGCGCCTACATCCTGGAGACGGGCAATGTCACCCGCACCGGTGATGCGCGGGAACTGTTGGCAGACGATAGCATTCGCGCTGCCTACCTCGGTGTCGCGTAG
- a CDS encoding YnfA family protein, with product MVGKSIALFVLAAMLEIGGAWLVWQGVREHRGWMWMGAGVIALGAYGFVAAFQPDAHFGRVLAAYGGVFIAGSLLWGMVADGFRPDRWDVAGALVALVGVGLIMYAPR from the coding sequence ATGGTAGGCAAATCGATCGCGCTGTTCGTCCTGGCCGCCATGCTGGAGATCGGCGGCGCCTGGCTGGTATGGCAGGGCGTGCGCGAGCACCGCGGCTGGATGTGGATGGGCGCCGGGGTGATCGCGCTCGGCGCCTACGGCTTCGTCGCGGCATTCCAGCCCGACGCCCACTTCGGCCGGGTCCTGGCCGCCTACGGTGGCGTGTTCATCGCCGGTTCGTTGTTGTGGGGCATGGTGGCCGACGGCTTCCGGCCCGACCGCTGGGATGTCGCCGGAGCACTCGTGGCCCTCGTCGGCGTCGGGCTGATCATGTACGCCCCGCGCTGA
- a CDS encoding SCO6745 family protein — translation MGRTPELARRFFDRLEPVHGVTYFAPESLAAFAELGYPGFWMGYFGARSAPLGIVPPEVVAAAFYNFTIARVARALPAAWDKASPAKLLQVRSESAVAALRRSGVTDSESTRLAAELAAKAARTAPLDGRPLYAANRALPWPEEPIAKLWHAVTLLREQRGDGHIAVLVAEGISGRECNVLHAAAGRVPREMIMRGRDYDDEQWAGYVEQLRSRGWLDGQGELTDAGRDVKQVVEDRTDALALGALDALTDDEVTTLFRVLTPITRQVVAAGDVPAATPMGLSRDDLDDDSAHLG, via the coding sequence ATGGGTCGTACTCCGGAATTGGCACGGCGTTTCTTCGACCGGCTGGAGCCGGTACACGGGGTCACCTACTTCGCCCCGGAGTCGCTCGCGGCGTTCGCGGAATTGGGCTATCCCGGCTTCTGGATGGGCTACTTCGGCGCCCGCTCGGCGCCGCTGGGCATCGTGCCGCCCGAAGTCGTCGCCGCGGCGTTCTACAACTTCACCATCGCGCGGGTGGCCAGGGCGCTACCCGCGGCCTGGGACAAGGCAAGTCCGGCAAAGCTTTTGCAGGTGCGGTCGGAGTCGGCCGTCGCGGCACTGCGTCGCTCCGGGGTGACCGACTCCGAGTCGACCCGCCTCGCGGCCGAGCTGGCCGCGAAGGCGGCCCGCACCGCGCCGCTGGACGGCCGGCCGCTCTACGCCGCCAACCGGGCCCTGCCTTGGCCGGAGGAACCGATCGCGAAGCTCTGGCATGCGGTCACCCTGCTGCGCGAGCAACGCGGCGACGGCCATATCGCCGTACTGGTCGCCGAGGGGATCAGCGGACGGGAATGCAATGTGCTGCACGCCGCCGCCGGTCGGGTGCCGCGCGAGATGATCATGCGCGGCCGCGACTACGACGACGAGCAGTGGGCGGGCTACGTCGAACAATTGCGCTCGCGCGGCTGGCTCGACGGCCAGGGTGAGCTCACCGACGCCGGGCGAGACGTCAAGCAGGTGGTCGAGGACCGGACCGATGCCCTGGCCCTGGGTGCGCTGGACGCGTTGACCGACGACGAGGTCACCACCTTGTTCCGGGTGCTGACACCGATCACCCGGCAGGTGGTGGCAGCCGGCGACGTGCCCGCCGCGACCCCGATGGGGCTGAGCCGCGACGACCTCGACGACGACAGCGCCCATCTGGGCTGA
- a CDS encoding FadR/GntR family transcriptional regulator, producing MSSPSNVGALHASLLTALGTGIVSGELAAEQVLTLDRVSTEHEVSRSVAREVIRVLESMGMVESRRRVGITVQPARKWNVFDPRLIRWRLQAGDRAALLASLSELRRGFEPAAAALAARRANPDQCRILAAAVSDMVVHGRSGNLDAYLLADKVFHQTLLDASGNEMFRALNDVVAEVLAGRTQHGLMPDSPNPAAIALHDEVARAIRLRDEDGAERAMRAIIDEAATAVIDGNGPDA from the coding sequence GTGTCCTCGCCTTCAAACGTCGGTGCGCTGCATGCCAGCCTGCTGACCGCGCTCGGCACCGGCATCGTCTCCGGTGAGCTGGCGGCTGAGCAGGTGCTGACCCTGGACCGGGTCAGCACCGAGCACGAGGTATCCCGCAGTGTCGCGCGGGAGGTGATCCGGGTCCTGGAATCGATGGGCATGGTGGAATCACGACGCCGGGTGGGGATCACCGTCCAGCCCGCGCGTAAATGGAATGTGTTCGACCCCAGGCTGATTCGCTGGCGCTTGCAGGCGGGCGACCGCGCCGCGCTGCTGGCGTCGCTGTCGGAACTCCGGCGGGGTTTCGAACCGGCCGCCGCAGCACTCGCCGCCCGGCGGGCCAACCCGGATCAGTGCCGGATCCTGGCCGCCGCGGTTTCGGACATGGTGGTGCACGGCCGTTCCGGCAACCTCGACGCTTACTTGTTGGCGGACAAGGTTTTCCACCAGACGCTCCTCGATGCCAGCGGCAACGAGATGTTCCGCGCGCTCAATGACGTGGTGGCCGAGGTCCTGGCCGGGCGCACCCAGCACGGCCTGATGCCGGACTCCCCCAACCCGGCCGCCATCGCGTTGCACGACGAGGTGGCCCGGGCGATCCGGCTACGCGACGAGGACGGCGCAGAACGGGCGATGCGGGCCATCATCGACGAGGCCGCCACCGCGGTGATCGACGGCAACGGTCCCGATGCTTAA
- a CDS encoding gluconokinase, translated as MGSPVVVMGVSGSGKSTVGAALAQRMRVPFADADDFHPAANIAKMSAGHALDDDDRYPWLESIGEWLAKHHDGGVMSCSALKHKYRDQLRRHCTDVVFLFLSGSAEVIRRRQASRPGHFMPAALLDSQFATLEPLGPDEVGIAIDVDQSIDDIVDEYIAQSDTATTEQENR; from the coding sequence ATGGGTTCACCAGTCGTGGTCATGGGTGTATCGGGGTCGGGCAAGTCGACCGTCGGCGCCGCGTTGGCGCAGCGGATGCGGGTGCCGTTCGCCGATGCCGACGACTTTCACCCCGCGGCCAACATCGCCAAGATGTCCGCGGGCCACGCCCTCGACGACGACGATCGCTATCCGTGGCTGGAGTCGATCGGTGAGTGGCTCGCCAAGCACCACGACGGTGGCGTGATGAGCTGCTCGGCGCTCAAACACAAGTACCGCGACCAATTGCGGCGGCACTGCACCGATGTGGTGTTTCTGTTTCTGAGTGGCTCAGCCGAGGTGATCCGTCGGCGCCAGGCCAGTCGTCCCGGACATTTCATGCCGGCCGCCCTGCTGGACTCCCAATTCGCGACGCTGGAGCCGCTCGGCCCCGACGAGGTCGGCATCGCCATCGACGTAGATCAGAGCATCGATGACATCGTCGATGAGTACATTGCCCAATCCGACACTGCGACAACAGAACAGGAGAACCGATGA
- a CDS encoding gluconate:H+ symporter, with translation MTSALTHLAAGTELVEPVAGGAQLVLAALAGIALIVVLITIVKLHPFLALIFGALTVGMAAGENVSDVLASFSTGFGSTAASVGILIALGAMFAKLLADSGGADEIVDTIVGHASPRALPWAMALVGAIIGLPMFFEIGLVLLMPVIYLVARRSQLSLITVGIPALAGLSAMHGFVPPHPGPVAAISLLNADLGVTLALGVLVAIPTIVVAGPLFGKLAGRWVVLEVPDRFDAADSTAGPTGADAGGGATTGTTATKARPTFGITMFSVLLPVALMMGKALVDIFVEDKSHLLRQTFDILGQPLMALLIAVVVGMFTLGGGAKMSRDQIVKCIESSLPPVAGIILIVAAGGGFKQVLVDTGIGTLLAEWAKGANLSVVLLAWVLAVLIRLATGSATVATITASSLMLGLVEGMSTGEVSLVVLAVGAGSLFFSHVNDAGFWLVKEYFGMTVGQTIKSWSLMETALSVSGLIFVLLLGLVV, from the coding sequence ATGACCTCGGCGCTCACTCATCTCGCGGCCGGGACGGAGCTGGTTGAGCCGGTGGCGGGCGGCGCGCAGCTGGTCCTGGCCGCACTGGCCGGCATCGCCCTGATCGTCGTGCTCATCACGATCGTCAAACTGCATCCGTTCCTGGCCCTCATCTTCGGCGCGCTGACCGTGGGCATGGCGGCGGGCGAGAACGTCAGCGACGTGCTCGCCTCGTTCTCCACCGGCTTCGGGTCCACTGCTGCCAGCGTCGGGATATTGATCGCTCTCGGTGCGATGTTCGCCAAGCTCTTGGCCGACTCCGGGGGAGCGGACGAGATCGTGGACACCATCGTCGGGCACGCCTCACCGCGGGCGCTCCCGTGGGCAATGGCGTTGGTGGGCGCGATCATCGGCCTGCCGATGTTCTTCGAGATCGGTCTGGTGCTGCTGATGCCGGTGATCTACCTGGTGGCCCGCCGTTCTCAACTGTCCCTGATCACGGTCGGCATCCCCGCGCTGGCAGGCCTGTCGGCCATGCACGGATTCGTACCACCACACCCGGGACCCGTCGCCGCGATCTCATTGCTCAACGCAGACCTCGGTGTCACCTTGGCCTTGGGTGTGCTGGTCGCGATCCCGACGATCGTGGTGGCAGGTCCGTTGTTCGGCAAGCTGGCCGGACGCTGGGTGGTCCTCGAGGTCCCGGACCGGTTCGACGCCGCCGACTCCACGGCGGGCCCGACGGGCGCGGATGCCGGCGGCGGTGCCACGACCGGCACGACCGCTACGAAGGCGCGACCGACCTTCGGGATCACCATGTTCAGCGTCCTGCTGCCGGTGGCACTGATGATGGGCAAGGCGCTGGTCGACATCTTCGTCGAGGACAAGTCGCACCTGCTGCGTCAGACGTTCGACATCCTCGGGCAGCCCTTGATGGCGTTGCTGATCGCGGTGGTGGTCGGAATGTTCACGCTCGGCGGCGGCGCCAAGATGAGTCGCGACCAGATCGTGAAATGCATCGAGTCATCGCTTCCGCCGGTGGCCGGCATCATCTTGATCGTCGCGGCCGGTGGCGGATTCAAACAGGTTCTGGTCGATACCGGGATCGGAACCCTGCTCGCCGAATGGGCCAAGGGCGCCAACCTGTCAGTGGTACTGCTGGCGTGGGTGTTGGCCGTGCTGATCCGGTTGGCCACAGGGTCGGCCACCGTGGCCACCATCACCGCGTCGTCACTCATGCTCGGACTGGTCGAGGGGATGAGTACCGGGGAGGTGTCCCTGGTGGTGCTCGCGGTGGGTGCCGGCTCGTTGTTCTTCTCGCACGTCAACGACGCCGGATTCTGGCTCGTGAAGGAGTATTTCGGGATGACGGTCGGCCAGACGATCAAATCGTGGTCACTGATGGAGACGGCGCTGTCGGTCTCCGGCCTGATCTTCGTCCTGTTGCTGGGCCTGGTGGTCTGA
- a CDS encoding RDD family protein, translated as MTTGDYQPEFGQYGQPGGYPPPYGGQAPGGYPPPYGTQTPGGLGRRWLARVIDGILVAIVAFFLSFVTDSLSSYWVTGLFTGLLMFVYFVGFEVATGATPGKKVLGLAVHGAGNTPKPTAKESAIRNAFTLLTIIPFVGGFLAIVAMIVIAVTISSSPTKQGKHDELAGGTQVVRG; from the coding sequence ATGACCACGGGTGACTATCAACCGGAATTCGGACAATACGGACAACCCGGCGGCTACCCACCGCCCTACGGCGGGCAGGCGCCGGGCGGCTATCCCCCGCCCTACGGCACGCAGACCCCCGGCGGTTTGGGGCGACGTTGGCTGGCCCGGGTGATCGACGGGATCCTCGTCGCGATCGTGGCGTTCTTCCTGTCGTTCGTCACCGACTCGCTGTCGAGCTACTGGGTGACCGGCCTGTTCACCGGACTGCTGATGTTCGTCTACTTCGTCGGTTTCGAAGTGGCGACGGGTGCGACACCGGGCAAGAAGGTGCTGGGCCTGGCCGTGCACGGCGCGGGCAACACACCGAAGCCGACCGCCAAGGAATCGGCCATCCGCAATGCCTTCACCCTGCTGACGATCATCCCGTTCGTGGGTGGCTTCCTGGCCATCGTCGCCATGATCGTCATCGCGGTCACCATCAGCTCGAGCCCCACCAAGCAGGGCAAGCACGACGAACTCGCCGGCGGCACGCAGGTGGTCCGGGGCTGA